The Sabethes cyaneus chromosome 3, idSabCyanKW18_F2, whole genome shotgun sequence DNA window CCGCCCGGATTGGAGATGCTGCTGTCGGCGTCCTCGAGCCACTTCTGCAGCAGCGGTTTCAGCTTGCACATGTTCTTGAAGCTCAGATTCAGTGCCTCGAAGCGGGAGATCGTCGTCTGGGAGAAATCGTTGCCGTACAGTTTGCCCATCGCCAGTCCCACGTCACCCTGGGTGAAGCCCAGCTTTATCCGGCGCTGCTTGAACGTTTTGGCGAACTGCTCCAGCTCCTCGAGGTCGGTAGTTTCCTCCGGTGATGGTTCCAGCGCACGGGGAGCGGCCACGTGGTGTTTCTGCATTTGCGGCGTGGATAGACTGGCCGAGCCTGGTGTTGAGGGAGTCAGTATACCGCCCACGTTCAGCTGGTTGCTGTTCGGGGGAGTAGTTTGGCTCGAACCGAGCAGACTGGTGTGCGACGAAGAGTGATGGTGATGGTGTAGTCCGGGACTACCGGCAGGACTGTGTAGAGGCGAGCTACCGGAGAGGTTAGCCGGAGTCGGTGTGGAGCTCGTTTTCAACTGTTGCTGTTTTTGCTGAAGAGCTTGCAACTGAGCGACGGCCTGCTGGACCTGTGGGAAGAACATTAACAGAATGTAGTGTTCCGGTGAAGCTGGATTAGAAAAGAGGAAACTCCAACCTGCAGCGATCGGGATCCGTCGTGCGATAGTTTAaggttagtagtagtagtagtgttAGTAGAACTGGTCGTGATAGCGGGAGGTTGCGTGTTGTTAGTATTGACACTAGCAGCGACACATGAACTGTTAGTGATGGACGGTGTCGGAGGGGGAAAGCTTGGATTTAACTACAGTTGCAATTGGGCATCAAAAGAGATTAAAACAGAGAGGAAGAAAGAAAGAACGTTCAATTCGTACGGTGCCAACGACGATCGCAATCAGCTAGAAGGCCAACTGGGCTTACCTGGTTTTGCATCAGGAATTGAGCTGCCGCGTGGGCCGTGGCCTGAGCTGCGGCGCTACCATTTCCTCCTGTAGTGTTTTGAGCCTGCAGGAGCATATAGTTTTGCAGCTGCTGCTGAAACGAGGCCTGCTGAGCCTGTAAGGCTTGCTGGAGTACGTTCAGCTCCTGACTGGACAGTCCACCGAGGGTTCCCAGTCCCAGTTGATTTTGCAGGTACAGAGATCCAAGTGGAAGTTGATTTTGAAGGGCTGCCAGTGCAACACCGATGCTGTTACTGTTCGGGCCAACGCTGCCCGGTGTTGGCGGCTGCGTCGGAGATGGAGTTCTTCGTGAGGCGTCAGTAATCTGTGGAGGAATTTAGAGTTCATTAAAAAATTATCGCAAATCAGGCTCGGCTGAGTGTGCTTACCATCAGGTTAAGAGGAGTAACGCGTTCCGGTCGTTCCGTAGGAACCGGGCTGACAGCTTGCTCGTGATCACTTCCATCGTCCCGATCGCTATAGGCATCATCTGGGGGAGAGAAAAAAGAAGCAGAAAATGGTGTCTATTAGTAACAACTTTCTTCGACATAAATTTCCAGAGCGATTATCGCAGAAGGGGTGCGCAACATTATTGGCCACGtgctgtgattttttttttcgcttgtcAATGACCTAGTTAAGAAAACCTTTTTCGTCGAACAAAAGGTGAAAAATTCTCTTCTGTGACTTTCTTCCGCAGTCGAGAAGTCAacgcgaaaaaaaggaaaacattcTTCCTCCAGTAATGGGGAAAGACACCGAACGAATGTGCAATGCAATGCACCCTTTCTCACTCGCTTTTTAATAAAATGAAGGGATGCAGCAGTGGAAATGATTCTAAAGTAACGATCTATAGAcgtaaataaaagtaaaaaaaaaaactcaacaaTACCGTAGGGGAAAACACGACCGattttaaaatcaaaacatgCATTTAACCAATCAAACGCGGATTTCAATGTCGGCCCGCTTGCGTCTgtggtgccagtgccagtgcgtGTACGACGCGAGGGAACCAATTTGCGTCGACATATCGCAGCAGGCGTTACGAATTCGAACGAATTGTGCAGAACCGAGAACCgactggcagcagcagcagcagcagcagaggagGGTTGATGCAATTTTCGTCTGCAGTCCAGTCAGTAGGTAGGTATGTAATGTACGCGTCTCGCGCGTGTTACCCTTCTGCGAAGGTTGTTTACTATATATGATTCGGAGATCGGAGAGCAAAACCCCTTCGGAAAAATGTATAGCAAAAGCAAACTAGAGTGCTGAGAGCTGGTTTGCGGAAGGATGACGACGGACTGCGTTGAATCTATGCCGGCTGATGCtgatggcgatgatgatgatgatgttgatgttgaGATGATgatgacgtcgtcgtcgtcgtcgtcgtcgccaccGCCGCCGTTTTTGGTTGGGGTGAATTGCAAgctaactgactgactgactggaaCTGGAATTGCGGCGACTGTAACGAGAACTCCACGCCACGCCGCTGCGCTCGTATTGGTATTGGACCTAGGGCAATAAGTTTCTTTTTCTGCAAGCCGACTTCGAATTGGACAAGTTCAAGCCAACTTAATGTCTGAAAACTGTGAGTGTTTCATTTCGTTTCATGTTGAAGTAATTACATATTTTGAAACCCTTCACTTTGAACGTTACTTCCTGTTGTTTGCAGTTAATAATGTTGATAATGTTATTTCCAATTAATCATGTTTTTATTGGTAACGATTTGAATCATTTTATTCGGAATGAAGAAATACGCGGAAACCGGACGGATTCGGTAGGAAAATCATAATACCACTTTAGTGAGGTGAGCCATGGCAGTTGATAGTAATATAAATTTTACATTCGAACTAATTAAAAAGTTTCATTTAGGATCCCGAAAGTTGTTTAACAATTAATatccaaaaaataaataaaataactttAATGTAGGACGACGGTCACGTGTTTAGTAAAACTGCGTTCGTGTCCTGTTCGATTTTTATAACCATTTTTAAACAAGTCAAAGCAACCATATTGTTAGCCCCCCGGCCAGGGGATCGTTGCGTGATATTGTTTTTCATTGCCCATGCTTTTGTTTTGTGAGCTCACTCACTAGCAGCTACATATTTGGTACAAATCGTAGCAGGCGCCGTGAGCGCGGTGTCAATGTCATTATTTTCGCGAACACGTTTTTCCAGATTTTTCCGACTCATTGTCAGTCTATAATTTGCcaaagccaaagcaagtgaAGTGAGTAGAGTATACAACTTTTGAAACCTGCTTCAATCAAATTGATCGGTCAAAAATTGGATCAACGAGAAGGAATTGTAAAGCGTTTTCTGCCAATAAAATACTGATGCTGTGTCTATCGGTTAGTAGAATTCTCGCGAACGCACATTTTTAACGTCAGAAACATTTCAGCATATTGTACGTTATTTGGAGTTATttgttaaataaaacaattatgttcattatataaaacaagttctgatgagtattggtagttagactacatcttttaaaattaaagcattgtTTATCGTAGTACTCCTTGTCCATTAAAACCACCTTGTTTCCTTTGTCTGCCTTTACGTACGAGGAAATGTGAATCCGAGAGGAAGAGGAACACAGGACAAGAAAAGCCCATGGTTTACCTACTAGACAACTTTGTAGTCAACCAGTCATCACAACAATCCACCGACGAACAGATCAACACACTAAACATGGAACTAAACTACTCAGTAACAACGACACCAAACATCGAGAACACTATCATCGACATGGAAACAGCAGTTAGCATCTGTGATCTTCAACCCCCCTAAATAAACCACGTCAGAACAACGGTCGCCGAGGTCGTCAAGGAGAATCATCATCAAAAAAAGAGAAACCCTGAAGTCCGCATCGTCAAGGAACTGAAAGAAACACCAGTATGCTACTATCTATCTACTATCTACTATACTACTATCTCTTTCGATGTTACGGCCTTATTCCCAAGCGTACCCGTGAAAGAATCGATAAGCCTTTTGGAAGACTGGCTATTGAAACAACATGAGGACAACGCGTGGAGAAAAAGGTGGGAGGTTATTTAAAGCTGACACGTTTGTGTATGGAGGAGCACTACTTCACATTCAGAAACAACTATTACAAACAGTTGAAAGGTGCACCGATGGGCTATCCATTATCACCGTTCCTGTGTGAGCTGTTCATGGTTAACATTGAAAGTAAGCTGGAACAAAACAAAGTGCTCCCAAAAAGATGGTGGCGATACGTCGATGTTTTCAGCATAATCAAAAAGGGAGAACTGGAAACCATTCTAGCAGCCATGAATGGCACACACAGGAACATAGACTTCAGACGGAAAACTTCCTTTTTTGGCTATCGTTGCAATCAGACAAATTGAAAGCacagaaacagaaattgaaattcacAGGAAACCACCAAATGAGTTACACCTAGCTCATCTAACCACTTCCATcaacacaaaatggcagctTTCCATCACATGATACATAGAATGGAAACATTACCGTTAAGTGAGCTAGGGAAACAAAAAGAATTGACACACATTTtggaaattgcaaaactgaacGGATACAAAGAAAGGACAATCCAGAACATTATTGCCATGAAAAGGAGAGAAGCATTAAAAAAATCACTCACAACACTAACACCAATAACACCACAATTTAAGagagtggcagtagaatatgacgAAAATATAACACGTCCTCTCCGTAGAAAAATGAGGAAATCTGGAATTGACCTAGTCTACATCAGCCGAAACAACGAGCTCAAAAATAAGTTGGGATCAACTAAAGACCCGATTGAAGAACACAGAAAATCTGGGATAAGGTTTACTTCGGCCAGACTAGAAGGAATCTGGAAACACGTACTAAAGAGCACTTGGCAGAGGACACATGCAGACGAAACAACTTCTGGTTAAAAAACTTCGCTCTCTCTCCTTTCTCGGATCCCGGTTTCACATTATTCGCATAATCCCGTTAGACTTTTTGAGGTTCCTCTTAATTTAGGGGGAAGTCGTCTATGGCCGGACAGCCTCTGTGGATTTCTCAAAAATAaagattgataaaaatattcggaaagcatggaacaatagtaaattgcaaaattttatggtgtcccaattatgacgtctttgtttcaaaaggtaaacaaatgagAACTGTCAAACGGTTCAACCAttaaaacaaagagaatcgaTTTCATATGAGTGCagttgcaaatgtttttaataaataaaagatgCAATACTTCTGAACGTTGGCTtgataaagttatttgttcgaaacagtttaaatttgacatgGAAAATataagattttgaagaaaaaacctaattttttaaaactgtgTCTCTATGACCGGACAGTAAAGTAACCAGCAAAATATATTTACTTCATCTAGAATTGCTATATCTTTGATtcctatgtaaaataaaactagttaagcaatgcaaaacgtagaaaaaatcagaaaaaaattgcaGTAAAATATCAGCAAAAATGTTAACCTATCGATGTGctttgtaaatggagttgccgcgtacatttttgcatgcatTCCACATTACCATCACtctcaacaaaaaatttatgttaATAGAACTAAATTCAACTTTTATACAGCAAACTTGCCAAGGCTGGAGTTACAAGATCTGTGCTGAAGTTTTAAAttgttcttgttttttttcttctattgatgctggttttaatagatcagtttatcatgtccgagcatagaggacagctttcgatttgagcaaATTTGTACTCATAATACTATCTATCTAATACCGggaccttgcagcgcaaattttgttgctttgtatttttttgcttataatattgtttctcTCTGCATTAAAGTGTAAATAGAGGCAATAAAACCGGTATAGACGACTACCCcctaattaattttttaaatttcaggGAGGGCACCCGATTATTcggttgaaataaataaaaaacactTTTGGCGAGTCTGGTAAGTATGTCGGGTGGGGTAAAACTTTCCACCAGCCGCTATTCGCCAAATATTTTGACGTTTAATTCTAAAACTGTActctcaagtcgctttttacccGAAGGATACGTTGCGCGAAAATCAAAACTGCGTAAGaataaaccgcgtaaattcgcgTTAAAAGCGACTGTGTGGTTCGTTTTTCTTTACTATATTTGGGTGTACTTTTAGAAGAGGTTACGTCTTGCCAAGGAAGCCAAAATGTGTGAGAAATTTATGCGAAGAATCATCAGAGAAGACTTCCGCACGCATCTTCCAGgacaattgggtgggttaaggtctttcggaacaaactggacccctttctctgcaaaccattcttgaacgactttgctgtaatgacagcttgccaaatctggccaaaacatcacgggtgGTGGTGAGATCAAATGAAcgacaaaattcgtttttggagtcactgcttttggtacagttccggcgaattatttgtaacgaaaactttcgtttttctgccacagaaAAACTTTgttggcaaaaacaaatttaaatttgcttggaacatcgcCCCGATTTTGGACCTGgtatttgcccgaagtcagccttgacatagggttcatcgtccatcagaagactcccgtcgaacttggttagcatccGGTCGTATAgttttcgagcacggattttggccataCTATTCTGTTTGATGGTTCGGTTTGGCCGTTTGCTAGCCCGATATGACTTGATTCTTTCCCGGAGTccaattctcctcacggtactatgggcagcactgaattttctggccaaatcacgctccgacagattgggattcctctagATGCTCTTTAAAAttttaccacgcagtttcctgtcgacagttccactccgatgattagcttgaggcttccgaatggTCGTCAATGTTTTCTTATACCGTTTGCAAACGCGCcctacggtatttctgggcaatttcagccgtttagctagcctagatgcagaccacaatggattttccaaataattgTGCACAAGTTTTTTCCGTCTTTCGGC harbors:
- the LOC128740969 gene encoding protein nubbin-like, whose amino-acid sequence is MLRTPSAIIALEIYVEENDAYSDRDDGSDHEQAVSPVPTERPERVTPLNLMITDASRRTPSPTQPPTPGSVGPNSNSIGVALAALQNQLPLGSLYLQNQLGLGTLGGLSSQELNVLQQALQAQQASFQQQLQNYMLLQAQNTTGGNGSAAAQATAHAAAQFLMQNQVSPLNPSFPPPTPSITNSSCVAASVNTNNTQPPAITTSSTNTTTTTNLKLSHDGSRSLQVQQAVAQLQALQQKQQQLKTSSTPTPANLSGSSPLHSPAGSPGLHHHHHSSSHTSLLGSSQTTPPNSNQLNVGGILTPSTPGSASLSTPQMQKHHVAAPRALEPSPEETTDLEELEQFAKTFKQRRIKLGFTQGDVGLAMGKLYGNDFSQTTISRFEALNLSFKNMCKLKPLLQKWLEDADSSISNPGGRMFSPSTLTNTTTTPEIVGRRRKKRTSIETSVRVALEKAFLVNSKPTSEEITNLADNLCMEKEVVRVWFCNRRQKEKRINPPNGMESPTHSSGSSEMFQLPAMSGSTSTSTPVVGSAAAGSLANPHYLALATGSNQPTGGPVIKQE